One window of Cohnella hashimotonis genomic DNA carries:
- a CDS encoding extracellular solute-binding protein → MQQNMRWWAKAAATATILTSVLSACSSGGSSESSPASSSAAPAETAGSSASATASAEASNNEHYTINWGIHFQAPGVIADTRVQKELEKRYNVTIKPVKITDASIAGGEVPDVFTLSDPSAVAAYQTQGVLMPIERSLIGERLPEYEADIQSVPGNLFAPATFDDKLWAIPMFVTLRGYDFAGLWRTDWLKKVGIEKTPETLEEFEKAVYAFAKNDPDGNGKNDTYGLTGTMTTTWSSGFYNIFGAYGVEPTMWHVRDGKVVNGSVMPETKEALATLRKWYADKVIDPEFITDTQESYRTKLFNGRIGFIEETIGRLYREDASTIASMKEINASATLAPGVNPTGPGGSGSWSWGSKSNYVVFGSQMAKDQGKLDRILQMMRDYSTDRGLYLLLNQGYEGEQWKYVSGTSGPTEFLDGWAKVEDRDQTGARMFAMGAINTNAMRADLTDPDLTAAIQKYGAGDNWTDATYFMVLPSEGMYKADLTLLMQRTFAEIITGQKSLDDYDAYVKQWYAKGGQKLTDEANALYATLK, encoded by the coding sequence ATGCAACAAAACATGCGTTGGTGGGCAAAGGCGGCCGCGACCGCGACCATCCTGACATCGGTGCTGAGCGCCTGCTCGTCCGGCGGCTCGTCCGAGTCGTCGCCCGCTTCATCTTCGGCGGCACCCGCGGAGACTGCGGGGAGCAGCGCGAGCGCCACGGCTTCCGCCGAAGCGTCGAACAACGAGCACTATACGATTAATTGGGGCATTCACTTCCAGGCGCCGGGCGTCATCGCCGACACCCGCGTCCAGAAGGAGCTGGAGAAGCGTTATAACGTGACGATTAAGCCGGTCAAAATCACCGATGCGAGCATCGCCGGCGGCGAAGTGCCGGACGTGTTCACGCTAAGCGATCCGAGCGCGGTCGCGGCCTATCAGACGCAGGGCGTGCTGATGCCGATCGAGAGGTCGCTGATCGGGGAGCGGTTGCCCGAATACGAAGCCGACATTCAATCGGTGCCGGGCAATTTATTCGCGCCGGCCACCTTCGACGACAAGCTGTGGGCGATTCCGATGTTCGTGACGCTCCGCGGCTACGATTTTGCCGGTCTGTGGCGCACGGATTGGCTGAAGAAGGTCGGGATCGAGAAGACGCCGGAGACGCTCGAGGAGTTCGAGAAAGCCGTATACGCGTTCGCCAAAAACGATCCGGACGGCAACGGAAAGAACGATACGTACGGCTTGACGGGCACGATGACGACCACATGGTCGTCCGGCTTCTACAATATATTCGGCGCGTACGGCGTGGAGCCGACGATGTGGCATGTCCGCGACGGCAAGGTCGTCAACGGCTCCGTCATGCCGGAGACGAAGGAAGCGCTCGCCACGCTGCGCAAGTGGTACGCGGACAAGGTGATCGATCCCGAATTCATCACCGATACGCAGGAGTCGTACCGGACGAAGCTGTTCAACGGCCGCATCGGCTTCATCGAAGAGACGATCGGCCGCCTGTATCGCGAGGATGCTTCCACCATCGCGAGCATGAAGGAGATCAACGCTTCGGCGACGCTGGCGCCCGGCGTGAATCCGACCGGTCCCGGAGGCAGCGGCTCGTGGAGCTGGGGCTCCAAGAGCAACTACGTTGTGTTCGGCTCGCAAATGGCCAAGGACCAGGGCAAGCTGGATCGCATTCTGCAGATGATGCGGGATTACAGTACCGACCGCGGGCTGTACCTGCTGCTTAACCAGGGCTATGAAGGCGAGCAGTGGAAATATGTATCCGGCACGAGCGGTCCGACGGAATTCCTCGACGGATGGGCCAAAGTCGAGGACAGAGATCAGACAGGCGCGCGCATGTTCGCCATGGGCGCCATCAACACGAATGCCATGCGCGCCGACTTGACGGATCCGGACCTCACGGCCGCCATTCAAAAATACGGAGCGGGCGACAACTGGACGGATGCCACCTACTTCATGGTGCTGCCTTCGGAAGGCATGTACAAGGCGGATCTGACCCTGCTGATGCAGCGCACGTTCGCCGAGATCATCACCGGGCAGAAGAGCCTGGACGACTATGACGCCTACGTAAAGCAATGGTACGCCAAAGGCGGTCAGAAGCTGACCGATGAAGCGAACGCGCTGTATGCCACATTGAAGTAA
- a CDS encoding helix-turn-helix domain-containing protein — translation MRKFRLANVDKSLYIRMLVLITVLLLSSVLLISLLTYSLAKKNSFENAQQSNAAALTQQLSLIDQELDSVSSLAANILMTQSYMFAEWENTLSVGSIIDLNNYLKQQRSLNPYIDSIYLYYDKLDQIITSGLQARPLAEFADRGWTSAYGGNAQRTQWLVNRETHPEGAVAKTAEAAAPERRWITLVQTMPLIGKPIGAIVINIDQDRLLGDYLQAYSSSAGEMLVLGPSGEFLYGGDELRTNGDRIVKIALAQRGGDSIVATVAHRKQLVTTLESAATHWRFVHLVPVAQLLAHIDKLKTVVFSVSLLYVAIAGVSAWYFSRRIYRPLAQSIAYIRRLEEETSDSRSEAELIVSVYDRLQRTRQQERQNHEEIVRQRLLLDMMQGLGLTQYKHLPIAPLEKEVWSVWEAQYTLILFEPEGQSDGRRAEDNIQQQLSLLEWTDSLRKQVSGEVVLRDDGQIVVIVGGEPAPDMAAHWQRQALQFGLPPMTVGISELHRGIDRLEQAYRQANEALRRKLYAGRGAIIRYERLQDGDDGADRLQSYPGAIEKRLVQAIKDKDAEGVRQGLDSLRDWMLEHRPHPVVMQQSMTQIRGEMLKLIAGFGAEEQTLVLQLSMPERHDMTLYEYIRLLQTIADALIEQYARISSRVHDATLERAVRYIQEHYQEQLSVEQVAEHVRLSASYVNKLFKERYGTTINEYIIELKIGRAKRLLTDTDLVIEEISQQIGYNTLSYFTRLFKTKTGMTPGQYRRQHGAKPENT, via the coding sequence ATGCGCAAGTTTCGTCTGGCGAACGTCGATAAGAGTCTTTACATCCGGATGCTCGTGCTAATCACGGTGCTGCTGCTAAGCAGCGTGCTGCTGATCTCGCTGCTGACGTATTCGCTTGCGAAGAAGAACAGCTTCGAAAATGCGCAGCAGTCGAACGCGGCCGCGCTGACGCAGCAATTGTCGCTGATCGATCAGGAGCTGGATTCGGTGAGCAGCCTCGCGGCCAACATTTTAATGACGCAGTCTTATATGTTCGCCGAGTGGGAAAATACGCTGTCCGTCGGGTCGATCATCGATCTGAACAACTACTTGAAGCAGCAGCGTTCGCTCAACCCGTATATCGATTCCATCTATTTGTATTACGACAAGCTGGACCAGATCATCACGAGCGGTCTGCAGGCGCGGCCGCTTGCCGAATTCGCGGACCGGGGCTGGACCTCCGCTTACGGCGGCAACGCGCAGCGTACGCAATGGCTAGTGAATCGCGAGACGCATCCGGAAGGCGCGGTCGCCAAGACAGCGGAAGCCGCGGCGCCCGAACGACGCTGGATCACGCTGGTGCAGACGATGCCGCTGATCGGCAAGCCGATCGGCGCGATCGTGATCAACATCGATCAGGACAGGCTGCTGGGCGATTACCTGCAAGCCTATTCGTCGAGCGCGGGCGAGATGCTCGTCCTCGGTCCGTCCGGCGAGTTCCTCTACGGCGGCGACGAGCTGCGGACGAACGGGGACCGGATCGTCAAGATCGCGCTGGCGCAGCGCGGCGGGGATTCGATCGTCGCGACCGTCGCGCATCGGAAGCAGCTGGTCACCACGCTGGAATCGGCTGCGACGCATTGGCGGTTCGTGCACCTGGTGCCGGTGGCGCAGCTGCTCGCGCATATCGACAAGCTCAAAACCGTCGTGTTCTCGGTCTCTCTCCTTTATGTCGCGATTGCAGGCGTGAGCGCCTGGTATTTTTCACGGCGCATCTATCGGCCGCTGGCGCAATCCATCGCTTATATCCGGAGGCTGGAGGAGGAGACGAGCGACAGCCGCAGCGAGGCGGAGCTCATCGTTTCGGTGTATGATCGCTTGCAGCGAACGCGGCAGCAGGAGCGGCAAAATCATGAGGAAATCGTGCGGCAAAGGCTGCTGCTCGATATGATGCAGGGGCTGGGCTTGACCCAGTACAAACATCTGCCGATCGCGCCTTTAGAAAAAGAAGTTTGGTCGGTCTGGGAAGCCCAATATACGCTCATCCTGTTCGAGCCGGAGGGCCAGTCGGACGGCCGACGGGCGGAGGACAACATCCAACAGCAGCTGTCGCTGCTCGAATGGACGGATTCGCTCCGCAAGCAGGTGTCGGGCGAGGTCGTCCTGCGCGACGACGGGCAGATCGTCGTCATCGTCGGCGGCGAACCGGCGCCCGACATGGCGGCGCATTGGCAGCGGCAGGCGCTGCAATTCGGCTTGCCGCCGATGACGGTCGGGATCAGCGAGCTTCACCGCGGGATCGACCGACTCGAGCAGGCCTACCGGCAGGCGAACGAGGCGCTGCGCCGCAAGCTGTACGCAGGCCGCGGCGCGATTATCCGCTACGAACGGCTGCAGGACGGCGACGACGGCGCGGACCGGCTCCAATCGTATCCGGGCGCGATCGAAAAGCGGCTCGTGCAGGCGATTAAAGATAAAGATGCGGAAGGCGTCAGGCAAGGGCTCGACAGTCTGCGGGACTGGATGCTCGAGCACAGGCCTCACCCGGTCGTCATGCAGCAATCGATGACGCAAATTCGCGGCGAGATGCTGAAGCTGATCGCGGGCTTCGGCGCGGAAGAGCAGACGCTCGTCCTGCAGCTCTCGATGCCCGAGCGCCACGACATGACGCTTTATGAATATATCCGGCTGCTTCAGACTATCGCGGACGCCCTGATCGAGCAGTATGCGCGAATATCGTCCCGGGTGCACGACGCCACTTTGGAGCGCGCCGTTCGCTACATTCAGGAGCATTATCAGGAGCAGCTGTCGGTCGAGCAGGTGGCCGAGCATGTGCGCCTGAGCGCTTCCTACGTGAACAAGCTGTTTAAGGAGCGGTACGGCACGACGATCAACGAATACATCATCGAGCTGAAAATCGGCCGGGCCAAACGCCTGCTGACGGACACCGACCTCGTCATCGAAGAAATCAGCCAGCAAATCGGCTACAATACGCTCAGCTATTTTACGAGATTGTTCAAAACGAAAACCGGGATGACGCCCGGACAATATCGCCGGCAGCATGGCGCGAAGCCGGAAAATACCTAG
- a CDS encoding YdeI/OmpD-associated family protein: MEIKNLLAVKTIEELRAWLRDNGGTEKECWVVVGMKPASGALLYLDVVEQALCFGWIDSTKKKISETEVAQRLSPRSRKSAWTELNKARVRRLERLGMMKEEGRRVLPDMRPEAFRIDPVIEQRLQVDAAAYENFATFPDLYRTVRIDTIQSYKKDAELFDKRLEKFMQSTRQNKMYGQWHDDGRLLADSDS; this comes from the coding sequence ATGGAGATTAAAAATCTGCTGGCAGTAAAAACCATAGAAGAGTTAAGGGCCTGGCTCCGCGACAATGGCGGGACCGAAAAAGAATGCTGGGTAGTCGTCGGCATGAAGCCGGCTTCGGGTGCGCTGCTCTATCTGGACGTCGTCGAACAAGCCTTATGCTTTGGGTGGATCGATAGTACGAAAAAGAAAATCTCAGAGACGGAGGTTGCGCAAAGACTATCTCCCAGGAGCCGGAAAAGCGCATGGACCGAACTGAATAAAGCGCGGGTCCGCCGCCTCGAGCGGCTGGGGATGATGAAGGAGGAAGGCAGGCGCGTCCTCCCGGATATGCGTCCGGAGGCGTTCAGGATCGATCCGGTCATCGAGCAAAGGCTGCAAGTGGATGCGGCGGCGTACGAGAACTTCGCCACGTTCCCGGATTTGTACCGTACCGTCCGAATCGACACCATTCAAAGCTACAAGAAAGATGCCGAATTGTTCGACAAGCGATTGGAGAAGTTTATGCAATCCACCAGGCAAAATAAGATGTATGGCCAGTGGCACGATGACGGACGGCTGTTGGCGGATTCGGATTCATAA
- a CDS encoding VOC family protein: MAVIAYLNFDGDAAEAIDFYAKAFEADEVKQVKFGDLPQDPNYPLPEHELNMIMESSIAFAGGKIMISDLLSAMKQGSGEPVKGNNVLISITNESKQTLERYFERLSAGGHVIMPLSDTPWSSCFGMLVDAFGIVWKFNSDADKFLDRVLAMKQS, translated from the coding sequence ATGGCGGTCATTGCGTACTTGAATTTCGACGGAGATGCGGCGGAAGCGATCGATTTTTATGCGAAGGCGTTTGAGGCAGACGAGGTCAAGCAAGTAAAGTTCGGCGATCTCCCGCAGGATCCGAATTATCCATTGCCGGAGCACGAATTAAACATGATCATGGAGTCGTCGATCGCATTCGCCGGCGGGAAGATCATGATATCGGATCTGCTGTCCGCGATGAAGCAGGGATCGGGCGAGCCGGTCAAAGGCAACAATGTGCTCATCAGCATCACAAACGAAAGCAAACAGACGTTAGAACGTTACTTCGAGCGTCTATCGGCGGGCGGCCATGTGATCATGCCACTTTCCGATACGCCATGGTCGTCTTGCTTCGGGATGCTGGTCGATGCGTTCGGCATCGTCTGGAAGTTCAATAGCGACGCGGACAAATTTCTGGATCGCGTGCTCGCAATGAAGCAATCGTAA
- a CDS encoding helix-turn-helix transcriptional regulator, with protein MEKIERLIAIVMILLQKEVVSTTEFSRLFNVSKRTILRDMETLGLSNIPIYSIHGANGGYGIMDEYKIDKRLLNSGDLENILAALGGLEQIYLSQEVEITIKKIESMVRGAPLKSAIHVSFYNWSGRDEMTGILKLCQEAIAHNRQVNFDYIDKNGASTARTVEPYQLHFNEMSWYLIGYCLTRMEYRTFKLSRTDNLTLGKQTFVPRDHAADRTFAEGYSPELVQVKALISPAIKDQFIERYGRKRIEPHSADWLSATIQLPQNPIGFRHLASFGTELKIVEPPSFVEAFRQYVADVLKSYS; from the coding sequence ATGGAGAAAATCGAGCGGTTAATCGCGATCGTGATGATTCTGCTGCAAAAGGAAGTCGTCTCAACGACGGAATTTTCTCGACTGTTCAACGTCTCTAAACGAACGATTCTCCGCGATATGGAGACGCTCGGCCTGTCCAACATACCGATCTATTCGATACATGGGGCGAATGGCGGCTACGGCATTATGGACGAATATAAGATCGATAAGCGTCTGTTGAACAGCGGCGACCTGGAAAATATTTTGGCGGCTCTTGGCGGCCTGGAGCAAATCTATTTGAGCCAGGAAGTCGAAATCACGATTAAAAAAATCGAATCGATGGTTCGCGGCGCACCGCTTAAAAGCGCCATACATGTTTCCTTTTACAATTGGAGCGGTCGCGATGAGATGACCGGCATCTTGAAGTTATGTCAAGAAGCGATCGCGCATAACAGACAGGTAAACTTCGATTATATCGATAAAAACGGGGCGTCGACAGCTCGGACGGTCGAGCCGTACCAGCTTCATTTTAACGAGATGAGCTGGTATTTGATCGGCTACTGCTTGACGCGTATGGAATATCGAACCTTTAAATTGTCCAGAACCGACAACCTGACGCTGGGCAAGCAGACATTTGTTCCGAGAGATCACGCGGCGGACCGGACGTTCGCAGAAGGATATTCGCCTGAGCTCGTTCAAGTTAAGGCGCTGATCTCGCCTGCGATCAAAGATCAGTTTATCGAAAGGTACGGCCGCAAGCGCATCGAACCCCACAGCGCCGATTGGCTGTCGGCAACGATCCAGCTCCCGCAAAATCCAATCGGCTTCCGGCATTTGGCGAGCTTCGGAACCGAGCTCAAGATTGTTGAGCCGCCATCTTTCGTGGAAGCGTTCCGGCAGTATGTAGCGGACGTTCTAAAAAGTTACAGCTAA
- a CDS encoding carbohydrate-binding domain-containing protein, with the protein MKLKKAKTLSTVTMAVLLSATIAGCSQGQSGSGNAAATQAASTTSTQEASTQSASTPSATTSTTSTAASSGGTSAAATTKLDTSTMFSDRDLAQTADLTGATQVKLESGNDVTIDAEGVYVLSGEATNATVTVEAPDDAKVQLVLDGVSIVNADAPAIYVKAADKVFVTSADGTNHMEVTGTYAADGETNLDAVIFSRSDLTLNGTGTLDIVSKEGNGISSKDDLKITGGVYSIQSAADSLEANDSILINDGAVTIDSGKDGLHSENADDATLGYIYMKGGTLNIAAADDGIQGTSLVQIDGGTINITKSEEGIEANYILVNDGQITLYANDDGINAAQKAEGDVAIVVNGGTLDVTVGSGDTDAFDSNGDLYVNGGTIKVTAPTSSFDADGTAQLNGGDVTVNGEQITEMPESHMGGGGGGGRGGMRR; encoded by the coding sequence ATGAAATTGAAAAAAGCAAAGACCTTAAGCACCGTGACGATGGCCGTATTGCTGAGCGCGACGATCGCAGGATGTTCCCAGGGGCAAAGCGGCAGCGGGAATGCCGCGGCTACGCAAGCAGCCAGCACGACCAGCACGCAGGAGGCAAGCACGCAATCAGCGAGCACGCCATCCGCAACAACGTCCACGACAAGCACGGCAGCATCATCCGGCGGTACGTCGGCAGCCGCGACGACCAAGCTGGACACATCGACGATGTTCAGCGACCGGGATCTGGCGCAGACTGCGGATCTGACGGGTGCCACGCAAGTTAAACTGGAGAGCGGCAATGACGTAACGATCGATGCCGAGGGCGTCTACGTTCTGAGCGGCGAGGCGACGAACGCGACAGTGACCGTCGAGGCGCCCGACGATGCCAAGGTGCAGCTCGTCCTGGACGGCGTCAGCATCGTCAATGCGGACGCGCCTGCCATCTATGTAAAGGCAGCGGACAAAGTATTCGTGACCTCCGCCGACGGCACGAATCATATGGAGGTTACCGGCACTTATGCGGCGGACGGGGAAACCAATCTGGATGCGGTCATTTTCTCCCGATCGGATCTGACGCTGAACGGCACCGGAACCTTGGACATCGTATCGAAGGAAGGAAACGGCATCTCGTCGAAGGACGACCTCAAGATCACGGGCGGCGTCTACAGCATTCAATCGGCTGCGGATTCGCTTGAGGCGAACGATTCCATTCTGATCAACGACGGAGCGGTCACGATCGATTCGGGCAAGGATGGTCTGCACAGCGAAAACGCAGATGATGCGACGCTTGGATATATCTATATGAAGGGCGGCACGCTGAATATCGCCGCAGCAGACGACGGCATCCAGGGCACCAGCCTGGTACAAATCGACGGCGGCACCATTAACATTACGAAAAGCGAAGAAGGCATCGAAGCCAACTATATCCTCGTCAACGACGGCCAGATCACGCTGTATGCGAACGACGACGGCATTAATGCCGCGCAGAAGGCCGAGGGCGACGTGGCGATCGTAGTCAACGGCGGCACGCTGGACGTGACCGTGGGCAGCGGCGACACGGACGCGTTCGATTCCAACGGCGATCTCTACGTGAACGGCGGTACGATTAAAGTGACGGCGCCGACTTCCTCATTCGACGCGGATGGCACGGCGCAATTGAACGGCGGAGATGTCACGGTTAACGGCGAGCAAATCACGGAAATGCCGGAATCGCACATGGGTGGCGGCGGTGGTGGCGGCAGAGGCGGTATGCGTCGGTAG
- a CDS encoding ankyrin repeat domain-containing protein produces MNEPLIVSAEKGDVESVLKLLREGADINATDRDGRTAVLAATYNNRAEVVKALIEKGADINIRDRRLNNVLLYAGAEGFLDIVNLAIDAGADTKLTNRFGGIAVIPASERGHVEVVEALLSRSDTDVNHINNLQWTALLEAVILGNGGEKHQKIVRLLVSHGADLNITDRDGLTPLMHARQRGFREIADILTEAGA; encoded by the coding sequence GTGAACGAGCCATTGATCGTCTCGGCAGAAAAGGGCGACGTGGAAAGCGTGCTGAAGCTGCTCCGCGAAGGAGCGGACATCAACGCGACGGATCGCGACGGAAGAACGGCCGTCCTTGCAGCCACCTATAACAATCGGGCGGAAGTCGTGAAGGCGCTTATTGAAAAGGGTGCGGACATCAACATTCGCGACCGCCGCTTAAATAATGTGCTTTTGTATGCCGGAGCGGAAGGGTTTCTCGATATCGTCAATCTCGCGATCGACGCGGGTGCCGATACCAAACTGACGAACCGGTTCGGGGGAATCGCTGTGATTCCCGCTTCGGAACGCGGACATGTCGAGGTTGTCGAAGCACTGCTCAGCCGTTCGGACACCGATGTGAACCATATCAACAATCTGCAATGGACGGCCTTATTGGAGGCGGTCATTCTAGGCAACGGCGGGGAAAAGCATCAAAAAATCGTAAGGCTGCTGGTTAGCCATGGTGCCGACTTAAATATCACGGATAGAGACGGACTCACGCCGTTGATGCATGCGCGGCAAAGAGGCTTCCGGGAAATCGCCGACATTTTAACCGAAGCGGGGGCGTAA
- a CDS encoding winged helix-turn-helix transcriptional regulator, producing MATEIKDRIDLATINCEKELTLAVIGGKWKLIILWHLGLEGTKRFSELKKLIPHITQKMLTNQLRELEEDRLVFRKVYPVVPPKVEYTLTEYGESLIPVLKMMYNWGKNYGEQVIWKDGKTGPEIAAADA from the coding sequence ATGGCGACGGAAATCAAGGATCGAATCGACTTGGCGACGATCAACTGCGAGAAGGAACTGACGCTGGCGGTGATCGGCGGCAAGTGGAAGTTAATTATATTGTGGCATCTCGGTTTGGAAGGCACGAAACGGTTCAGCGAGCTGAAAAAGCTGATTCCCCACATTACGCAAAAAATGCTGACTAATCAGCTGCGCGAATTGGAGGAGGACCGGCTGGTTTTCCGCAAAGTGTATCCCGTGGTCCCGCCGAAGGTGGAGTATACGTTGACGGAATATGGCGAGAGTCTCATCCCCGTGCTGAAGATGATGTACAATTGGGGCAAAAATTACGGCGAACAAGTGATCTGGAAAGACGGCAAGACGGGTCCGGAGATCGCAGCAGCCGACGCATGA
- the hxlB gene encoding 6-phospho-3-hexuloisomerase, which produces MEAIQYVAEIVKELQRSAEQIADAEAETLADLILQSNHVFVAGAGRSGLMGRAFAMRLMHTGANAYVVGETITPGIGEGDVLIIGTGSGETKSLIPMAQKAKSLGASVVAVTIAPESTIGSLADAVVRLPGSPKDQASGSYTTIQPMASLFEQTMLIFYDAVILRMMEKQGQDTGRMYGRHANLE; this is translated from the coding sequence ATGGAAGCGATCCAATACGTCGCCGAGATCGTCAAGGAGCTCCAGCGTTCGGCCGAGCAGATCGCCGATGCGGAAGCCGAGACACTGGCGGACCTCATTTTGCAATCGAACCATGTGTTCGTCGCCGGCGCAGGCAGATCGGGCCTGATGGGACGGGCATTCGCCATGCGTCTGATGCACACCGGGGCCAACGCGTATGTGGTCGGCGAAACGATCACGCCCGGCATCGGCGAAGGCGATGTGCTGATCATCGGTACGGGCTCGGGGGAAACGAAAAGCTTGATCCCGATGGCCCAAAAAGCCAAAAGCCTCGGCGCATCCGTCGTGGCCGTCACAATCGCGCCCGAGTCTACGATCGGAAGCCTAGCGGACGCGGTGGTCAGGCTGCCCGGATCGCCCAAAGATCAAGCGAGCGGCAGCTATACGACCATTCAGCCGATGGCTTCGCTGTTCGAACAGACGATGTTGATCTTTTACGACGCGGTCATTCTCAGGATGATGGAGAAGCAGGGACAGGACACCGGCCGGATGTACGGCAGGCATGCCAACCTGGAATAA
- the hxlA gene encoding 3-hexulose-6-phosphate synthase encodes MELQLALDLVDIAGAKQVVAEVADHIDIVEIGTPVVINEGLRAVKEIKEAFPSLRVLADLKIMDAGGYEVMKASEAGADIITVLGVSDDSTIRGAVEEARKQNRKIMVDMINVKDIEGRAQEIDALGVDYICVHSGYDHQAEGKNSFEELAAIKRVVKQAKTAIAGGIKLDTLPEVIKAQPDLVIVGGGITGQSDKKATAAEMKKLVGRA; translated from the coding sequence ATGGAACTTCAATTGGCGCTGGATCTTGTAGATATTGCCGGAGCGAAGCAAGTCGTTGCGGAAGTGGCGGATCATATAGATATCGTGGAAATCGGCACGCCTGTCGTCATCAACGAAGGGCTGCGAGCGGTAAAGGAAATTAAAGAGGCATTCCCGTCGCTGCGCGTGCTGGCCGATCTGAAAATCATGGATGCCGGCGGCTACGAGGTCATGAAGGCATCCGAAGCGGGCGCGGATATTATCACCGTGCTGGGCGTATCGGATGATTCGACGATTCGAGGCGCCGTCGAGGAAGCCCGCAAGCAAAACAGAAAGATCATGGTCGACATGATCAACGTGAAGGACATCGAAGGCAGAGCGCAAGAAATCGACGCGCTCGGCGTTGATTACATCTGCGTGCACTCCGGTTACGACCATCAGGCCGAAGGCAAAAACTCCTTTGAGGAGCTTGCGGCGATCAAACGCGTCGTCAAGCAAGCCAAAACGGCGATCGCCGGCGGCATCAAGCTTGACACCCTGCCGGAAGTCATCAAAGCCCAGCCGGATCTGGTCATTGTCGGCGGCGGCATCACCGGCCAGTCGGACAAGAAGGCGACGGCGGCCGAAATGAAAAAACTGGTCGGCCGGGCCTAA